The sequence TCGACGATGACGCCGCCGATCGAGTTGCCGTGGCCGCCGAGGAACTTCGTCGCCGAATGGATGACGATGTCCGCCCCGTGCTCGATGGGGCGGCAGAGATAGGGCGTCGCCATGGTCGAATCGACGATGAGCGGCAGCTTGTGCTTCCTGGCGATGGCCGAGATCGCGGCGATGTCGACGATGACGCCGCCGGGATTGGCGATCGATTCGATGAAGATCGCCTTGGTGCGCTCGTTGATCTCGGCCTCGAAGCTCGCCGGATCCTCGGTGTCGGCCCAGCGTACCGTCCAGCCGAAGTTCTTGTAGGAATGGTTGAACTGGTTGATCGAGCCGCCGTAGAGCTTCTTGGCGGCGACGAACTCGTCGCCCGGCTGCATCAGGGCGTGCATGGTCAGGAACTCGGCCGCATGGCCGGACGCGACCGCGAGCGCGGCGGTGCCGCCCTCGAGCGCGGCGACGCGCTCCTCGAGCACCGCGCAGGTCGGGTTGCCGATGCGCGAGTAGATGTTGCCGAAGGCCTGGAGGCCGAACAGCGAGGCGGCGTGGTCGACGTCGTCGAAGACGAACGAGGTCGTCTGGTAGATCGGCGTCGCGCGAGCCCCGGTCGTCGGATCCGGCGTGGCCCCGGCGTGGATGGCGAGCGTGTTGAACCCGGGCGTGCGGTCGGTCATCGCGGCGTTCCCTCGGTGGCGTCTGTACGGAAGAACGATCGTTCTTTTAAGAGAACGGAGGGGGCGCGTCAATGGCCTCGCACAGACCTTGCGCTCCACGCAAACGCCCACGGTGCAAGCGGCTGCGAGGCGGCTCGTGCGGGCGCGGAGACACATTCGGTTTGCCGAACGCGACCGCGCGTGTTTCCCGCCCCCTTCCTTGAAAGCGCGCGCGAAAGGGTGCAATACCGTCGCGCCGGTCGGGAAGAAGGACATCGTTCGATGAAAGAGCCGCTGCGGGTGGGGATCGCCGGGTTGGGCACCGTCGGGGCGAGCGTCGCGCGGCTGATCGCGCGCAACGCCGAGAGCCTCGCGACGCGCGCCGGCCGGCCGATCGCGCTCACCGCCGTCTGCGCCCGCGACCGCAGCCGCGACCGCGGGCTCGATCTCGCGCACGCCGCCTGGCACGACGACGCGTCCGCGCTCGCGCGGGACCCGGACGTCGATTGCGTGGTCGAGCTGATCGGCGGCGACGAGGGGCCCGCCCGCGCGCTCGTCGAGGCGGCGCTCTCCGCCGGCAAGCACGTCGTCACCGCCAACAAGGCGCTGCTCGCCAAGCACGGGCTCGCCCTCGCCCGCCTGGCCGAGGAGAACGGCGTCGCGCTCGCCTTCGAGGCGTCCGCCGCCGGCGGCGTGCCGGTGGTCAAGACCCTGCGCGAGGCGCTCTCCGGCAACCGGGTCTCCCGCGTGTCGGGCATCCTCAACGGCACCTGCAACTACATCCTCTCGCGCATGGAGGCGGAGGGGCTCTCCTTCGCGGCATGCCTCGCCGACGCACAGCGCCTCGGCTACGCGGAGGCCGACCCGACCTTCGACGTCGAGGGCTACGACGCGGCCCACAAGCTCGCCATCCTCACGAGCCTCGCCTTCGGCGTCGCGCTCGACCCGGAGGCGATCTACGTCGAGGGCATCTCCAAGATCGCGCCCATCGACATCGCCATGGCGGACGAGCTCGGCTACCGGATCAAGCTGCTCGGCGTCGCGGAGCGGACGAAGACCGGCATCGAGCAGCGCGTCCACCCGACCATGGTGCCCAAGACCGCCTCGCTCGCGCAGGTGATGGGCGTGCTCAACGCCGTCGCCATCGACGCGGACGCAGTGGGCGAGCTCAGCCTGATCGGTCCGGGCGCCGGCGGAGACGCCACCGCCTCCGCCGTGATCGGCGACATCTGCGACGTGGCGGTCGGCGCGACGCGCCCCGCCTTCGGCGTTCCGGCCGCGCGGCTGGAGAGGCCGCAGCGCGCGCCGATGCAGCGCCACGAGGGCGGCTACTACATCCGCCTCTCGGTGTTCGATCGTCCCGGTTCCGCCGCGGGCATCGCCACCCGCATGGCCCAGGCCGACATCTCGCTCGAGAGCATCATCCAGCACCGCGCCCGCACCGCCGACGTCGACCCGACCGGCCGCTCCGGCGCGCCGGTGCCCGTGGTGCTCATCACCTACGCGACGACCGAATCCGCGATCCGCGAGGCGCTGGCGCGCATCGACGCCGACGGGCACGTCGCAGAGCCGCCGCAGGTGATCCGGATCGAGCGCGAGTGAGCGCCGTTGTCGTCATGGCCGGGCGTCCCGCGCCCGCGTCGAGGCTCAGAAGGAGGTCCGGTTCATGAAGCCGCCGTCACACATCGTCCCGAACGTCTTCATCGAGCGCATCCTGACGCTCGAGCTCGTGCGCGTCACCGAGCGCGCCGCCGTGTCCGCGGCGCGCCTGCGCGGTCGCGGCGACGAGAAGGCGGCGGACCAGGCGGCGGTCGACGCCATGCGCCGCGAGCTCAACAGACTCGGCATCGACGGCACCGTCGTCATCGGCGAGGGCGAGCGCGACAAGGCGCCGATGCTCTTCATCGGCGAGCGCGTCGGCAACGGCACCGGCCCGAAGGTGGACATCGCCGTCGACCCGCTGGAGGGCACGACGCTCTGCGCCAAGGACATGCCGGGCTCCATCGCCGTGATGGCGATGGCCGAGGGCGGCACGCTGCTCGCCGCGCCCGATGTCTACATGAACAAGATCGCGGTGGGCCCGGGCTATTCCGCCGGCGTCGTCGACCTCGACGCGACGCCCACCGAGAACATCCGCTCTCTCGCCAAGGCGAAGGGCGTCACCCCCGCCGAGATCACCGCGCTGATCCTCGACCGCCCGCGCCACCACGATCTCATCGCCGAGGTGCGCGCCACCGGCGCCGCGGTGCGGCTGATCTCCGACGGCGACATCGCCGGCGTGATCTACACGACCCAGCCCGAGAAGACCGGCATCGACATCTATCTCGGCATCGGCGCGGCGCCCGAGGGCGTGATCGCGGCTGGCGCGCTGCGCTGCATCGGCGGCCAGATGCAGGGCCGCCTCGTCCTCGATACCGAGGAGAAGCGCGAGCGCGCCTACGGCATGGGCGTGAAGGACCCCAACAAGAAGTACGACGTCACCGAGCTCGCCTCCGGCGACGTGATCGTGGCCGCCACCGGCGTCACCGACTCGGCGCTGACCATGGGCGTGAAGTTCGGCCCCGAGGTGATCGAGACCGAGACGGTGGTCTACCGCTCGGCGACGGGCACCGTGCGCAAGATCGCGGCCGAGCACCGCGAATGGGCGAAGTTCCACCTGGATTGATCAGGTCGGCCGAGGCGGGCGCCCTGCCCGCCTCCCCCGAACGGCGCCCCTTCACCCCAGCACCTCCTTCACCGCGCCCGCCGCCGCGGCGACGATCGTGTCGGCCTCCGCATTC comes from Salinarimonas sp. and encodes:
- a CDS encoding O-acetylhomoserine aminocarboxypropyltransferase, translated to MTDRTPGFNTLAIHAGATPDPTTGARATPIYQTTSFVFDDVDHAASLFGLQAFGNIYSRIGNPTCAVLEERVAALEGGTAALAVASGHAAEFLTMHALMQPGDEFVAAKKLYGGSINQFNHSYKNFGWTVRWADTEDPASFEAEINERTKAIFIESIANPGGVIVDIAAISAIARKHKLPLIVDSTMATPYLCRPIEHGADIVIHSATKFLGGHGNSIGGVIVDAGTFDWAGDERYPMLSKPRPEYGGMVLGETFGNFAFAIAVRVLGLRDLGPALSPFNAFMILQGIETLPLRMQRHCDNALTVARWLSEHPAVEWVSYPGLPGDKYNALAERYTPKGAGAVFTFGLKGGYDAGVALVSKLQLFSHLANIGDTRSLVIHPASTTHRQLTDEQRVAAGAGPEVVRLSVGIEDPEDLIADLDQALAG
- a CDS encoding homoserine dehydrogenase, giving the protein MKEPLRVGIAGLGTVGASVARLIARNAESLATRAGRPIALTAVCARDRSRDRGLDLAHAAWHDDASALARDPDVDCVVELIGGDEGPARALVEAALSAGKHVVTANKALLAKHGLALARLAEENGVALAFEASAAGGVPVVKTLREALSGNRVSRVSGILNGTCNYILSRMEAEGLSFAACLADAQRLGYAEADPTFDVEGYDAAHKLAILTSLAFGVALDPEAIYVEGISKIAPIDIAMADELGYRIKLLGVAERTKTGIEQRVHPTMVPKTASLAQVMGVLNAVAIDADAVGELSLIGPGAGGDATASAVIGDICDVAVGATRPAFGVPAARLERPQRAPMQRHEGGYYIRLSVFDRPGSAAGIATRMAQADISLESIIQHRARTADVDPTGRSGAPVPVVLITYATTESAIREALARIDADGHVAEPPQVIRIERE
- the glpX gene encoding class II fructose-bisphosphatase encodes the protein MKPPSHIVPNVFIERILTLELVRVTERAAVSAARLRGRGDEKAADQAAVDAMRRELNRLGIDGTVVIGEGERDKAPMLFIGERVGNGTGPKVDIAVDPLEGTTLCAKDMPGSIAVMAMAEGGTLLAAPDVYMNKIAVGPGYSAGVVDLDATPTENIRSLAKAKGVTPAEITALILDRPRHHDLIAEVRATGAAVRLISDGDIAGVIYTTQPEKTGIDIYLGIGAAPEGVIAAGALRCIGGQMQGRLVLDTEEKRERAYGMGVKDPNKKYDVTELASGDVIVAATGVTDSALTMGVKFGPEVIETETVVYRSATGTVRKIAAEHREWAKFHLD